In one Gossypium hirsutum isolate 1008001.06 chromosome D09, Gossypium_hirsutum_v2.1, whole genome shotgun sequence genomic region, the following are encoded:
- the LOC107892687 gene encoding uncharacterized protein, whose amino-acid sequence MSCVPKKSGITVVHSDKDELIPTHIPTEWRVFTDYRKLNAATKKDRFPLPFIDQMLDWLAGKAYYCILDSYSGCMMAIFPAMIEDSLEVFMDDFLVYGKHFDHCADNLHKLKKQLVNAPIVVAPDLSQPFEVMCDANDFAVGAEKGIMPRDGEEVLNNKAPINEVSIERMTRGKDTSVLKDAETSKTKKGKTKADNKGT is encoded by the exons ATGTCATGCGTACCTAAAAAGAGTGGAATCACTGTGGTTCACAGCGATAAGGACGAATTAATTCCTACACACATTCCCACGGAATGGCGAGTTTTTACGGATTATCGCAAATTGAATGCGGCAACAAAGAAGGATCGCTTCccacttcctttcattgaccaaatgctGGATTGGCTTGCTGGAAAGGCCTATTATTGCATTTTAGACAGCTATTCTGG gtgcatgatggcaatattcccAGCTATGATCGAAGactctttagaggtttttatggatgatttcttagtTTATGGGAAGCATTTTGATCATTGCGCTGACAATTTGCATAAA TTAAAAAAGCAGCTAGTGAATGCACCCATTGTCGTTGCACCAGATTtgtctcaaccttttgaagttatgtgcgatgcaaACGACTTTGCTGTGGGTGCG GAAAAGGGAATCATGCCACGTGATGGTGAGGAAGTCCTGAACAATAAGGCCCCGATCAATGAAGTCTCTATAGAAAGAATGACTCGTGGCAAAGATACGTCGGTACTGAAGGATGCAGAAACAAGCAAGACAAAGAAGGGCAAAACCAAAGCTGACAACAAAGGAACCTGA